The window CACAGGTACGTGTCAAGTTCTCATCGGTTAGATCCATATGAACACGAACCACTCTAGACATTAGTGTCCACTTGGACGCTGAATGACCAAacgttagatctagacttattacAATCTTATGgtagagattcaaaacatcaatttaaatttaataagtttaGATCTAACAGTCAGGATTCAGGTCAATACTACTGCCATTCTAACACTACTGCCACTCTAGAATCTTTCATAAAATGTACCAATTTGAAATCAGTAACTTTATTCCTCAAAGACTTGAACACAGGAAAAACACAAGTTAACTAACTAGGAACGAAAATGCAACTAAAAAAACAAGATTGAATGTAGATATCCAATTATTCAATAGGAAAAAAGAGAGATAACTAATTAAGAGAGTTGATCCTCAATGGTGATGAATTCCTCAACCATAAGTTGATTGAAACCTTGAATCTCAGAACACTTGCTAGGCAGAATTAGATTATTAGCACATTGCTGATCAATCGAATGAAGTTTACGGGCGATAATGACAGAATTAATCACCTCATCAGTAGGATGAAAAACAGAAAGAACTTCAAATCCTTTGAGATCACAAGTATCAACAACAGGATAGATAAAACTCCTAGCTCCATGAGCACTTCTCACCATTAAAACACCTCCAGGAGCCATAAACTTAGCCAAATGATCAATAACTTTAACTTTACCCTCCTTGTCTATACCAACTAAAGCTGCTAAGAAAACCACATCAAACTCTTTCAACTCATCCCCAACATCCAAAACATTAGTTGTCCTGAACAACATCCGTTTCGACAAGTCGGGATCAGGCGAAACCAATCGAATAGCCATCGAATTGGCTACCGGATCAACGTCAAAGTTATGGAATGTGGTGGAGGTAAGGTGGTTGCTAGCAAGCACAATTGATGTGAGGGGAAGAGGTCCAGAACCCACAAAAGCAATCTTTTTAGGGACATAATCAGGGAAATGGTTAGTGAGGATGGTGAATTCAAGATGACTAAGTTTGAGATAGTTAGAGTAGTAAGGGAATAGATTGAGATGGTTAAGAGGGTTTTGAAAGGAAGATAAAATGTTTGAGAAATAAGCCTCCATGTAACCTTCAGCTTCTCCACATAGTTTAATGAGTTTAGACCTCATTTCTTGGACTTCGGTACTGAGATTGTTGACATCGATCGTGATTGTTGGGATGCAAGTCAGAACAAGGTTTGTGAAGAGTGTGTCGACATCTTTGGATGGTTTAAGTGTTTTTAGGCTTGAGATTTGTTCATAGAAATTGCATATTTTCTGAACCAACACTTCTTCTTGGCAACCCATGTCGACACTATGAGCTAAGTGAGCTTATCTTTCACTAAGTACTTTggggttgggttgggttagcCCTTCATATGAGGTCACTATTTATGGGCACTTCAGTGGGATCCAAGGGGTTACCTGTCTTAACTAGTTATTTAGTATTGCATCATATGATAATGATACTGTACTTCTttattagttaattagttatttAGCATTGCATCATATTATATTCTACTTCTTTTATTGTTAATTAGTTATTTAGCATTGCATTACTGGATACTGCATTACTGCACTTTTTTTACGGTGAAAACTAACAATCCAAGACAACATATTTACTCTAATCGAGATTGCAATTTATAACTAATAGCAAAATGATATATAAGGATAatgtttgatttatttataacaATATCATCTCGCTAAACCCTAGCAATCACGAATAAAGAActaggtaaaggctatgcttactttagGTCATTCCGAACATTTGGATATgagttttttcttttgttgcaaccacgcaaatttattgatccacgtataagataaaccgtttccgctcttgctaaatccgaaaaaggtaTAAACGACAGAATAGTAGAGAACAGATATAATTAGAACAGACAAGATATCCAATAAAGTATATGAACACAgattaaatagaaaataataataaaaaaaatacagaaatcTAACCGATCGgaggaaaaagaaggaaaaCAAACTTCTTTCATCCTCCTCAAAAGTAAATCAACAAAATAAGAAACTTTGATAgaaaagggaaagagaaaggaaa of the Euphorbia lathyris chromosome 7, ddEupLath1.1, whole genome shotgun sequence genome contains:
- the LOC136200971 gene encoding probable nicotianamine synthase 4 gives rise to the protein MGCQEEVLVQKICNFYEQISSLKTLKPSKDVDTLFTNLVLTCIPTITIDVNNLSTEVQEMRSKLIKLCGEAEGYMEAYFSNILSSFQNPLNHLNLFPYYSNYLKLSHLEFTILTNHFPDYVPKKIAFVGSGPLPLTSIVLASNHLTSTTFHNFDVDPVANSMAIRLVSPDPDLSKRMLFRTTNVLDVGDELKEFDVVFLAALVGIDKEGKVKVIDHLAKFMAPGGVLMVRSAHGARSFIYPVVDTCDLKGFEVLSVFHPTDEVINSVIIARKLHSIDQQCANNLILPSKCSEIQGFNQLMVEEFITIEDQLS